A single region of the Glycine max cultivar Williams 82 chromosome 20, Glycine_max_v4.0, whole genome shotgun sequence genome encodes:
- the LOC100807373 gene encoding casein kinase 1-like protein HD16, translated as MPELRRGVRRGRGRGQKASEPARKELKARAAPRGRPRTRLAAKELERQEPLIPIPIPEPLIPIPEPAKEEKKKVGVGVNMGDESGGLSGNKPEEDATTPPFPDRVQVGGSPMYKVERKLGKGGFGQVFVGRRERATGAGAVEVALKFEHRNSKGCNYGPPYEWQVYNTLGGSYGIPKVHYKGRQGEYYVMVMDILGPSLWDLWNSSSQMMSSEMVSCIAVESLSILEKMHSKGYVHGDVKPENFLLGQPATVQEKKLFLVDLGLATKWRDTSSGQHVDYDQRPDMFRGTVRYASVHAHLGRTASRRDDLESLAYTLVFLHKGRLPWQGYQGDSKSFLVCKKKMGTSPETLCCLCPPPFRHFLETVVNMKFDEEPNYSKLISLFDGAIGPNPALRPINTEGAQKVGQKRGRLNVEDDDSQPRKKVRLGIPATQWISIYNARLPMKQRYHYNVSDARLEQHVERGVADGLLISCVSSCCNLWALIMDAGTGFTAQVYKLSTFFLHKEWIMEQWDKNFYITSIAGSNNGSSLVVMSKGTQYTQQSYKVSESFPFKWINKKWREGFHVTSMATAGSRWGVVMSRNAGFSKQVVELDFLYPSEGIHKRWDKGYRITATAATLDQSALILSIPRRKLSDETQETLRTSQFPGTHVKEKWSKNLYLACLCYGRTVC; from the exons ATGCCAGAGCTTCGTAGAGGAGTGCGACGTGGGCGTGGCCGTGGCCAGAAAGCATCGGAACCGGCAAGGAAGGAGTTGAAGGCTCGTGCGGCGCCGAGAGGGAGACCTAGGACTAGATTGGCGGCGAAGGAATTGGAGCGCCAGGAGCCGTTGATCCCGATACCGATACCGGAACCGTTGATCCCGATACCGGAGCCGgcgaaagaagagaaaaagaaagttggTGTGGGGGTGAATATGGGTGACGAAAGCGGTGGGTTGAGTGGTAATAAGCCTGAGGAGGATGCCACCACTCCTCCTTTTCCTGATAGG GTTCAAGTGGGAGGATCGCCCATGTACAAGGTAGAGAGAAAATTGGGTAAAGGTGGATTTGGTCAGGTTTTTGTTGGCCGTCGGGAGCGTGCAACAGGTGCTGGAGCTGTGGAG GTGGCTCTGAAATTTGAACATAGGAACAGTAAGGGCTGTAACTATGGCCCTCCTTACGAGTGGCAAGTATACAA CACCCTTGGGGGTAGTTATGGAATACCAAAAGTACACTACAAAGGAAGACAAGGAGAATATTATGTGATG GTTATGGACATACTTGGTCCAAGTTTGTGGGATCTCTGGAATTCCTCAAGCCAAAT GATGTCTTCTGAAATGGTCTCATGTATAGCGGTTGAGTCCTTATCAATACTTGAAAAGATGCACTCAAAAGG TTATGTGCATGGAGATGTAAAACCGGAAAACTTTTTACTTGGTCAGCCAGCTACAGTGCAAGAGAAGAAACTGTTTCTTGTTGACCTTGGATTAG CAACAAAATGGAGAGACACCTCCAGTGGACAGCATGTTGACTATGATCAACGCCCTGATATGTTTAG AGGAACTGTTCGATATGCTAGTGTTCATGCTCATTTGGGGAGAACTGCTAGTAGAAGAGATGATCTTGAATCTCTTGCATACACACTAGTATTCCTTCATAAGGGCCGATTACCATGGCAAGGTTATCAG GGTGATAGCAAATCCTTCCTTGTTTGCAAAAAGAAGATGGGAACATCTCCCGAGACACTGTGCTGCTTGTGCCCTCCCCCTTTTAGACATTTTCTTGAGACTGTAGTGAATATGAAATTTGATGAAGAACCTAATTATTCCAAGCTAATATCTTTGTTTGACGGTGCGATTGGACCCAATCCAGCATTGCGGCCAATTAATACTGAAGGTGCCCAAAAG GTTGGGCAAAAGCGGGGTAGGTtgaatgttgaagatgatgattcacaGCCAAGAAAGAAGGTCCGTTTAGGGATTCCTGCTACACAATGGATTtcaatttacaatgcaagacttccaatgaaacaaag GTACCATTACAATGTGTCTGATGCAAGATTAGAACAGCATGTCGAGAGAGGGGTTGCAGATGGCCTTCTTATTAGTTGTGTGTCTTCTTGTTGCAATCTTTGGGCCCTTATTATGGATGCTGGAACTGGTTTTACAGCTCAAGTTTACAAGTTGTCAACCTTTTTCTTGCACAAG GAATGGATTATGGAGCAGTGGGATAAAAACTTTTACATCACTTCTATTGCAGGGAGCAACAATGGCAGCTCTCTTGTGGTGATGTCAAAAG GTACGCAGTATACTCAACAATCTTACAAAGTGAGTGAATCTTTCCCCTTCAAATGGATAAACAAGAAGTGGAGAGAAGGTTTTCATGTCACTTCAATGGCTACTGCTGGAAGTCGCTGGGGTGTTGTTATGTCTCGAAATGCTGGATTCAGTAAACAG GTGGTTGAACTTGATTTTCTCTATCCAAGTGAGGGCATCCATAAACGTTGGGATAAAGGTTATAGGATTACAGCAACCGCAGCTACATTGGATCAATCTGCTCTTATATTAAGTATTCCGAGGCGCAAACTCAGTGATGAAACTCAGGAAACTCTACGTACATCGCAATTTCCCGGCACACATGTTAAG GAAAAATGGTCAAAAAACCTTTACCTTGCCTGTTTGTGCTACGGACGCACAGTATGCTGA